The genomic interval TTTATCTTATCatacaatataaaataaaacatatcgtagttgcatcgatgatgtaatttaagaaacccctttcttaattaccaccatactctgaccagagatttcaaactacatacacatgagatcacataggatattcatacccgaaggtaagcggtgaatccccgattacaatgcatcgactcctatatgtttcgacagaacacccaaccttgccacctgatgccCCCATGAGAGtcagtaaacaagtcaaagtgtaatgctagcacatagagtctcaatgttgtctcgggtcataaggactaatggtgtacaaccataaactaggacgtttccactcgataagttagaaccacttggaaagtcctttatggagggttgttcagtgcactctacaagaagcacctatctgcatgttcggaaaTTACAATGtctcctaccaatgaaacatggtactcacatcgcaagtactagtctcgaactcgagcagcctatatccttcttagcggcggctgaatcaactaggaactatttagaatatacattattcgaaatatgagtttcatgatactcatcatatgaacatctcatattctttctactatctgTATATTTAAGGACTTTatttatgcaactagcatgggtatacagataaagaagtgccaaaacaataatttctaatattattaaaataaatactgtttatacatagagtttcattgtgaacactcggccaacatttggctcgatgtgcacctactctaacatggaGTTGGGCTGCAAGGTGTTAAACCATTGCTGGGATGACCTCACAAACGTGCCTAGAAATACCCAGCACCTGACCCCATCTGAATATTGATGTAACAGGGCCGCATTCTCAAATCTCCCCAAGTGTTCCTCGGGGTcagtatgtccatcgtactctCCCACATTCGACTGTCGAAAATTTGGAGGAAGTCCTTCTAAAATGGCTAATGAAAATGGTTGTCGGGCCTCTGCTTCCTGAATGCTGCCTCAACATCTGTATTTCCTTCCACATTTCCCTCATCTCACCAATCTCCCCACTTTGGTGGGGCTGTGTCTCTTCAACCCTGCACTGGTGGCCCTCAGCATTTTTCTCTTGCTCATGGCGAGTGGCCTGCTCTTCAGCAAACATAGATTCTTGGTTCCTTTTCATAGCCTCATCTATTGTCCGAGTGATAAAGTGGCCCAACTGCTCCAGGGTCAAGTTCCCCGCATTCTCATTGGGACGGGGTTGCTCGACCCTTGTCTCGTGAAGGGGCTGCTCGGCTCTtgtctcttgacgaggttgttccTGTCTCGTCTCAAAATGTGGTTGTTCCTGTCTTGTCTCAACATGAGATTTTTCGGGTCCCCTCTCAGGACGcgatgatgctgaggtagcTCTTCTACTCCCTCTCTTGcctaccatctctacgtctcaactcaGAGTTctcacagacggcgccaagtgatactcacgagaaatttagggtccgattccagcaagtgtcactagtccagacgcaGGTTTCAAAAGTGTCccgagcctgaaatcacgagtaagaccgttagaagggggccaggagggtgttctggcgtagcccctccgacgctcaagtcagagactgaggatatatgaggGGAGCAGCTAAAGGTGCTGCTggaaacaatatagtgaattcTAAATCATACGCCCAAACCTAGTATTTATAGAAGAATACCTGGTCCCTGATGGGCTTCCCACCCAAATGTGGTCTGGGCCTCCAAAATGTAATCTGGCCTTAGGGGGCCCATGGGGTATCAAATTATATCATTTTCGAACTTTTGTAAACAAATTGTCAAAtctcattttatttaaaaaatattcatattttatagCACTCTGCCCTAGGGATGTCAATGGGGCGGGTATGGCTAAACCAAAGACCCGTCCCATGAAGAAAACTTAGACCCTAGGGATGTCAATGGGGCGGGTATGGCTAAACCAAAGACCCGTCCCATGAAGAAAACTTAGACCCATTACCCACCCCACCTcggttaaatattcttcggaCCCGCCCCACCCCGAATACGAAACAGGGCCAGGTAGACCGTGAGACCCATGAGacccaaattttttaaaaatgaaaacaaTAATATTCTTCTCACATGAGTGAATTATGAAACAAAAAAGTTTCTAAATACAATACAATAGAAAACTAATTCATATCTTCaaccacacttaataataaaaaacaaaGTATTTTTATGACATAAAGAATTACATAAAAAAGAGATATTAGCTCTCCAAAAAAAATCTTGACATCCCCAAAAATAAGTCATAACAGAACTTAAACAGATCAATAATAATTCAGAAACATTCTTCAGGATCATCTTCCTCTTCATAAAGAATGGTGGGACAAGTTGGCAAACTATTTGAAGAATTACCTACAAATTTAAGAGAGAAAttatattgaaaaaataaaactgTAATTTAAAACGGTAAAAAAAGTAATTTAAAGAGAGAAAGTACAATAACAAAATTAAAATGAAGtacaataacaaaataaaaatgtgatttATTTACCTTCACCTCACCTCACAACCATCTTCGCGAgcacatcaatgcctccaaagtCGTTGGATTAAGCCTACTACGATGAGGACCAACTATTCTTCCACTATGGCTAAAAGCAGATTCAGATGCAACAGTTGACACAGGAATAGCTAAAATATCCTTTTCCATTTTCTGTAAATTTGGATATTTGACACCATTCGTTTTCCACCAACTAAGAACATCAAAATGTTGAGTTCTTGGCAAGACAATTTCTTCCAGATACATATCCAACTCGGTTAGGGATTTTGACGCAGCTTGGCTTTAACTTGAAGCCACAAATTTATCATACATATCTAAAATATCACTATCAGATGCATCAATATTAGAAACACATGAAGTCCCAGCAATCCTTGAACCACCGCTATTTCCCAAAAATTTTGTTGTCCTGGATTGGTAATCAACCAAAAAATCACAACAATTCTGTCGAACTTGATCAACTTTAGATTGTGATCTTTCCCCATAAATTAggggaaaataaaattcaacaaaCTTCATCTTATATCTAGGATCCAACACAGCAGCAACCCCCATCATAATATGACAATTATCACaatatttatcatatttttccAACATCTTTTGTGTCATACCTCGAATAATTGGATTTGGACTCTTCAACCAATCATCTAACTTTAATTTGATATCACAAATCTTTggaaagtaaaagttagatgTGGGGTAAAGTGTTCCAGAAAACATCTCAGTTACTTGATAAAAAGTTTTCAGTTTCCCACATATATCAATTGCATTCACCCAATCTTCATCAGTTGGCACATTTTTGTAGTATCTCTCTCGATATTTAACCTTTGGGAACacatatctgtattgtatagcAGTTTGTAACATCAAATAAGTTGAATTCCAACGAGTTTTACAATCAAGAGATAATTTTTTAGTACATTCGATGTGCAACTGACGAGCAGCATCCTCAAAATTTTCTATTCTAGCAGGTGAAGCACTCCAAAAGATAACACTATCACGTATTCTTTCAATTGCACCACTAATTACTTCCATACCATATTTCACAATCAAGTTTAGAATATGATCACAACAACGCATATGAAGTACCTTTCCATTCAATTAGAAATCACGATTCGAAAGCTTGTCCATGAGAAGATGAATCATGGAATCATTGGTGGTGCAATTATCCACTGTGATTGTTGACAATTTACGATCAATATTCCACTTCATAAATGATTCAACCAATAGATCAGACAACACCTCTGACGTATGTGGAGCTGGAACATACATAAAcccacaataaataaataaatgtaattatttttcttttaaaaaacatatatgaTTGACAATATAAAATTGCACATACCTCAAAATGCAACTGCGAAAAATCCATGAATCATCAATATAATGTCCGGTTATTTCCATGAAACCTTTCTTATTATTGCTTGATGTCCACATATCAGTAGTGATAGCAACTCTGGAATTAAGCTTGTCCAAATCCTATAACACTTACTCTTTTGAACATGACAAATGTTCAAAACATCATTTCTAAGTGTGTTTCTTGAAATCATATTAAAGCAAGTTTGAAGACTAGCAACAAATTTCCGAAATCCAATATGTCCAACAATACTAAGACAATAGTCATGTAAGATGACCATTTTAGCTAGCTCGTTCCTTGATTCTTCTTGGTTAAAAATATGTGTCGACAATTCTTGGCTACCATTAACTTTCGTGCTAGAAAGTAGAAAACTTTGACGAATATCCATTTTCCTAGGTCTCTTTTTACAAGCCTTATCGTAATGTTTTCTCAAATGATTAGTACCATAAGTCGGAGAAGCTTTCAAACGAGTTTTGCAATAATTACACTCAGCATACTGTATTTGATCCACAATTACTCTTCTGAAAAATGATTCCAAGCGTCTGATGTACGTTTTCTTTTACCATTAATTTCTAAAATCTCCTCAGCTTCTATGTTAACATCACCATCTTTATTCCTTTCAATACCTTCACCTTCATTATTCTCTTGAGAATGAATCATTGTATTGCTATCATGAAGATTTGTAGAAGATAGAAAATTATCTTCATCTTGAGATTCCATCTGTATGTAATACACCAATTTTTAATACAATACATTACctaaattttgatatttttcatACTTATGTACACCAATTTTTAATACAAcacattttttgaaattttcctGTCAGTGATCTTGATTGCCAATTGCTTTATAAAATGTTTCGATTAAATATTCCAATATTTGTATTTCTCATAATAATTTACTACCTCCAAAATATTAATTCAGATTAGCAACTACCAGAAAGAAGTGGAGGAAATGAAGCACATGACTAGGCAagaatattaatataatatgtaTGTAGCATCATTAAGAAGGTAATCTGAAACTATAGATTTTCATTAATTTTCTTTGAAGTAATGGCATTATAttgttcttgatatcttgatTTCTTATGAAGGCACACAAGAGGAAGCAGCAGATTAGCAGAAGCATATGACATggcatcaatcaaattctgtggCCTAAATGCCGTGACTAACTTCAAAATCAATCGGTATTTTTCAAAAACAGTTTCCTAAATCCAAATTATCACAATTATTCAATGTAACATTTAACAATACAATAATTTGAGAGATACTTTGAAACACTATCGGTCAAACTAGATAGATAGACGACAAATGGATTTTCTTCTCATAACTTTTCTCAAATGCCGTTTAACCATTTTGGAGATGGAATTTAGCATATAGTTAATAGTTATGGTGGTGTAGggttttatttataattgatcTACCTATTTGGATAATAAACTAATGCCCAACCCAATTAAAAATTCAATTAACCTAAAGAATCAAATATGTCTATGGTTGACCTTGAAGTGGGTTgcttaaaaatgaaaattaataaaactaaaaccctaTAATATTTATATCTACATATACGGGGCGGGTATGAGACGGGTATTATAAGACCCATGATCCGCCCAATACCCAGAAGGGTCTGAAAAATTAGACCCGAGACCCTCCCCATGACCCATTTAATATGCTCAAACCCGTCCAGATGGGGCGGGTCCATTGCGGGTCTGGGTTTTACCCTAACATGAGCcacattaaatataaattttaataattaaagaaaatacaacaccaaatataaattttaataaaatttgacACTGGCAAGAACAATACAACCAAAATTACAACTTTATCTTATCatacaatataaaataaaacattaagATAATAACcccataatttaaaaaaaaaaaaaagataagaaCAAACAAACCCCAACTTGGCTGCTACATATAACAGCCCAACAGGTATTATTCCAGAGCAAGAAGCCACTCAAAACAATCTGGAAACCCTTATTCAAAAACAGATTTACTCCAACATATTTAGCTACGTTTCATCCATGAATTTGAGAACCGGACGGGATCTCGATCAAAGAATGATAATAATGGATCTCATTGATCCCCGATTTCCGATTCCATCTAAAAGCTTGAAGTAATGAACGATGTGTTGCCGGAGCAATATACTCTGCTGACTCTCCCTGCGTTCACTTGGAAATCGATTCAGATTCTCATGATATCCAGACCCTGGGAGGTGCTAAGCTCTAAGTTTGCACCACTTTCGTCTGCACGCGAACAAAATTTAATAAACAAAGACATTAAGTTATAAGATTGTTAAACAAAGGACACACAAATATTTGGCAAATAATCAATTTAATCCTCTAAGTTGTCGTTTGAATTTTTGTCCTCTAACTtgtcaaaaaaaatttcttagtACAAtaactttgtttttttttcccttttttaaACCTTTTTCACCGTAGTATGGTTATTATTTGACCTCTTAGGATAATAAAAATCTTACTGGTTTTGAACAAGAAGAAGCATGCGCCAATGACAACATAGCACAGCAGAAGAACCAAACCCTTCATATAATGTGATGTTCCATCCTGTAAAAAGTTCCCAAATTagtctcaatacattacaaaatcgaaattttttatAGGGTTTGTAATTAAAATTGCAATTTAATCAATATAAATTTTTTCCCCTTGTTTCTTGGACAAGATTTCATCAATATTATAAACGACTTACTTGTAAAGTGAATGCTGTGACCAGAATTGATATGGCAAGAGTACTTGTTCCGAGGATACTGAAGTCGAGATCCATGTCGATACCCATCATCCACGAAACGAGTACACTTGTTGGGacctaaacatttaaaattgtttttaatGAAAAGATATAAATTTTCTGaagatttaattataaataatttcgATTTCGAGTAATGATGTATATATAAACGTACCACGAACATGGCAATTTGTGTTGCTGAACCTAGTGCCACGCCTAAAGATATATCCTGCACCATAGATAAGTTAGATAAAATTCACTATAATGATGTTTCACAACATATTAATTAGTTCTGTTAAATGGTGATTCACCTTTCTAGAAGATTCTAGAATTGTGTAGAAGTAACCGGAATACTCTAGAAAAATGGTGAAGAGTTTGGAAGGCACTATAAGATTATATATGAAAGACCTTAGAAGACTGGAATACTCTTGAAAACTAGGGAAAATCCTGGAGATTTCTATAACAATCCAATAGTCTTATACTTCATAGACTCATACTAGAGTAGTACAAAATTTTCTATAACATTGTATTAACTAGTATCTCTTGACACGCGATGCGTGCACACATTAGACATTCACTTGTAAATAGGGAGAGCACCAACACCTTCATTTGCTGAGCATCGGAAAAAATACAATCCAACAATCAAGTATCCACAGAGACAACACAAATTGTATAAAGTTCTTCAAGTAATAAAACTATCTTTCTACAATCAAGTCTTTTTCTCAAATAATTCCTCTCAATTGTTAGTCATAAACTAgacatgcataaaaattattctctcctaaaatcataaaaattcacaAATAAACAATCATCACAGATCAATTGTGTTtcacatatttaattaatagtTAATAAAACTCACCAATTTGTTCTTGAATGCAAAAATGATGGCCCCGGCATGTTCTGCTGCATTTCCCACAATTGGTAGTAAAATCACACTGATGAAGCTGACGGATAACCCCCAAGAATTCGATGCATCCTATGTATATTTTGAACAAAAGATATATTAGAATATGAACAAATTATTTGATATTCTTAGCTTGCAGCATAATTGTACATAAGAACCAAAGTATGCTAAACTTTTTAACATAAGCATTTTTAAGTTTGTGTACTTACTTCGATTGTGGCAACTACGAATTCGGACAGAAGAGCTATGATTCCGGTCATGAGAACTAACCAAATAAATCCACTCCAAAACCCTATAACTGGGGTGTCATCTGATACATCGTCGTCAAAAACATCGTCTTCCTGCAAACAAGCCATTTTTCATTAACTTTtcgttttttaaaaatgtatttttattgaatCCTAGGGTAACAAGTAGTTCTCATACAAGATTAGTAATGTGCCAAAGAAATCTTGTAAGGGACTCACCTCTTGAGCTTCGAAGAATTGTCGATGAGTCCATAACTGGAAGATTAGATATGCAAGGTATACAATGAGCATGATAATGCAGCTTGCCCTAGACAATTGAAGTGTTCCAACTGCGGTTTGTTCCACAGATTTTCCAGCAAACTTAAACATCAAAGGCAGGACATGGCACAATAATCCCAAGAACAAAAGCGATGAGTTGACATCTGCCTGCTTCTGtagttttgaaagaaaaaaattacatatgtaTCAGGTCAATTTCTCATTCATTCACAAATTGAAGTATGTAAGTtcgattttataaaatattccCAAATTTACTGTTATGATAAGTTTGGatctaaaatcatttaaatgcAAAATATTAATGCCTACAAATGATATATTCGTATTACCATGACTGGAAGCAAGCCTATGCAATTATATGAGCATCACGAATTCCACAAGAAACTACTCGATCTATATCCATGCAATCCCCACGAAAAATGGTTAATCCAAATCGTCGTGTATGAGTCTATGTTAACACAATATCAACTCAGATGTCTCTTCCAACTCGATTCGGACAAGGGTATTATAGAATTTGCTCATTTTACTTGCTAATGACTCAAATTCAAGTCTTCACGTTCTTTTTTTAGACATCACACACATGATTAAAGAAGAATATATCTTTATCGACGATCAACTTCTGACTCCCTCTTTTCTCACATACGCCAACAAATGACAGAAAAAAATCCGAACAGACAACTATATTAGGATAAAGAGATCCCGTGAATCATCAGAGATGTCTTGTGTACTCTTATCCCATTGAATTCTTAGCTACATTTAAGTATGTGCAAATTAAGGGCACATATATGTCTTATATTTTCTTACTCTATCGAATTTTTGCTGCTTCGATATGTTGGCAATGCCACCACAGAAAAGGGAGGTGCCAAGAACCAAAAGAAGATTAGAGAGAATAGATCCCAATAGAGAGTATTTGACCACAGAAACTTTGTTGTTAGCAAGTGCCAGTATGGCTATTATCATCTCTGTAGCATTTCCACATGTTGCGTTCAAGAGTCCTCCAACTGCAAATTTACATAAAATGTAATCGATTATTTTAATCTTAcacacacaataaataaatggtTGAGATGTAACAGTTTATTTGCATAGAATAATTAGTTACCTGTTGGCCCTGTGTAATAAGCGATTTGCCTGCATTAGGGAGTGAATGATTGATGCTGATTACTAAATTATCCTcgaattaatattttaaatattgttagaattgaaaataaatatggaatatgatagttataagtggataataaataaatttcttgAAATATATGTGTGGTATCGGTGTGTGGTCTTACTCCGTGAGAAAACTGACTCGTTCGGCGAGGGGAGTGATTCCGAGTAAGCTTAAAGCAAATACCCAAGGCTGAGAAGAAGATGATCGAGAGAATTAGTGTATATG from Primulina eburnea isolate SZY01 chromosome 17, ASM2296580v1, whole genome shotgun sequence carries:
- the LOC140818037 gene encoding vacuolar cation/proton exchanger 3-like, which translates into the protein MAEASAMENGIIKGLISKDMRHGRTAHNMSSSSLRNKSDLTLVNRVRVGFLRSFLANLQEVLLGTKLSVLFLAIPFAIVAQYRHFGNPWVFALSLLGITPLAERVSFLTEQIAYYTGPTVGGLLNATCGNATEMIIAILALANNKVSVVKYSLLGSILSNLLLVLGTSLFCGGIANISKQQKFDRKQADVNSSLLFLGLLCHVLPLMFKFAGKSVEQTAVGTLQLSRASCIIMLIVYLAYLIFQLWTHRQFFEAQEEDDVFDDDVSDDTPVIGFWSGFIWLVLMTGIIALLSEFVVATIEDASNSWGLSVSFISVILLPIVGNAAEHAGAIIFAFKNKLDISLGVALGSATQIAMFVVPTSVLVSWMMGIDMDLDFSILGTSTLAISILVTAFTLQDGTSHYMKGLVLLLCYVVIGACFFLFKTNESGANLELSTSQGLDIMRI